One genomic segment of Aquamicrobium lusatiense includes these proteins:
- the hutG gene encoding N-formylglutamate deformylase, translating to MADVFEVRQGTSPVILGLPHTGTDVPDDIRVRLNDNGLLLADTDWHIEQLYDGLLDNVTTVRATFHRYCIDANRDPAGSSLYPGQNTTSLIPETDFDGVSIWKDGEAPTEADTADRIARFHKPYHDALAAEIERVKAIHGVAILYDCHSIRSYIPFLFEGKLPDFNIGTLLGKTCDPAIEAAVVEITGKAQGYTSVLNGRFKGGWTTRHYGRPETGVHAIQMELAQSTHLATEAVPFNYDETKAARLRVPLKAILERIEEIASGLKR from the coding sequence ATGGCTGACGTCTTCGAAGTCCGTCAGGGCACCTCGCCGGTCATTCTGGGCCTGCCGCACACCGGCACCGACGTGCCGGACGACATCCGGGTGCGCCTGAACGACAATGGCCTGCTTCTGGCCGACACCGACTGGCACATCGAGCAGCTCTATGACGGGCTGCTCGACAACGTGACCACGGTGCGCGCCACCTTCCATCGCTATTGCATCGACGCCAACCGCGATCCGGCTGGCAGCAGCCTTTATCCCGGCCAGAACACCACGTCGCTGATCCCGGAGACCGATTTCGACGGCGTTTCGATCTGGAAGGACGGCGAGGCTCCGACCGAAGCCGACACCGCCGACCGCATCGCGCGCTTCCACAAGCCCTACCACGATGCGCTCGCCGCCGAGATCGAGCGGGTGAAGGCGATCCATGGCGTGGCGATCCTCTACGACTGCCATTCCATCCGCTCGTATATTCCCTTCCTGTTCGAGGGCAAGCTGCCGGATTTCAACATCGGCACGCTCCTGGGCAAGACCTGCGACCCCGCGATCGAAGCCGCTGTCGTTGAGATCACCGGCAAGGCGCAAGGCTACACATCGGTGCTGAACGGCCGCTTCAAGGGCGGCTGGACGACACGCCACTACGGCAGGCCGGAAACGGGCGTGCACGCCATCCAGATGGAGCTTGCCCAATCCACCCATCTCGCCACCGAGGCGGTGCCCTTCAACTATGACGAAACGAAAGCCGCGCGCCTGCGCGTGCCTTTGAAAGCCATTCTCGAACGCATCGAAGAGATCGCGTCCGGGCTTAAACGCTGA
- the hutI gene encoding imidazolonepropionase, producing the protein MAKGDRIWTNARLATLDPARSGLGIVDNGAIAVRDGRILFAGSAADLPSTELSGAGTIDCDGRWITPGLIDCHTHIVHAGNRAREFEMRLAGASYEEIARAGGGIVSSVTNVRAADEDTLIAESLPRLDALLAEGATTIEIKSGYGLTIADELKMLRAARALAGKRDVDIATTYLGAHATPVEYKGRNGDFLREVVLPGLDAAHAEGLVDAVDGFCEGIAFSPDDMRLVFDAAQKLGLRVKLHADQLSNLHGAALAASYGALSADHLEYTDDAGAAAMAKAGTVAVLLPGAFYFIRETKKPPVDLFRKHGTHIALATDNNPGTSPLTSLLLTMNMGATLFALTVEECLAGITREAARALGKLDTIGTLEAGKQADLAIWDIAEPAELVYRIGFNPLHARIRAGRDATI; encoded by the coding sequence ATGGCAAAAGGCGACCGCATCTGGACCAATGCGCGGCTGGCGACGCTCGATCCCGCCCGGTCGGGGCTCGGTATCGTCGACAATGGCGCGATCGCCGTTCGCGACGGCCGCATCCTCTTCGCCGGCTCTGCCGCCGACCTGCCTTCCACCGAGCTGTCCGGCGCCGGGACCATCGATTGCGACGGCCGCTGGATCACGCCCGGCCTGATCGACTGCCATACCCATATCGTCCATGCCGGCAACCGGGCGCGCGAGTTCGAGATGCGGCTGGCCGGCGCTTCCTATGAAGAGATCGCGCGGGCCGGCGGCGGCATCGTTTCCTCCGTCACCAATGTGCGCGCCGCCGACGAGGACACGCTGATCGCTGAGAGCCTGCCGCGTCTCGACGCGCTGCTGGCCGAAGGCGCCACCACGATCGAGATCAAGTCCGGCTACGGCCTCACCATCGCCGATGAACTGAAGATGTTGCGCGCCGCGCGCGCACTCGCCGGAAAACGCGACGTGGACATCGCCACTACCTATCTCGGCGCGCACGCGACGCCTGTCGAATACAAGGGCCGCAACGGCGACTTCCTGCGCGAGGTCGTGCTGCCGGGGCTGGACGCCGCGCATGCCGAGGGCCTTGTCGATGCCGTCGACGGCTTCTGCGAAGGCATCGCCTTCTCGCCCGACGACATGCGGCTGGTGTTCGATGCCGCGCAGAAGCTCGGCCTGCGGGTCAAGCTGCATGCCGACCAGCTTTCCAACCTGCATGGCGCGGCGCTCGCCGCCTCCTATGGTGCGCTGTCGGCCGACCACCTTGAATATACCGACGATGCGGGTGCTGCCGCCATGGCGAAAGCCGGCACCGTCGCGGTGCTTCTGCCCGGCGCCTTCTACTTCATCCGCGAGACGAAGAAGCCGCCGGTCGATCTGTTCCGCAAGCACGGCACGCACATCGCGCTTGCCACCGACAACAATCCCGGCACCTCGCCGCTGACCTCGCTGCTGCTCACCATGAACATGGGTGCGACGCTGTTTGCGCTGACCGTGGAGGAGTGCCTTGCCGGCATCACCCGCGAGGCCGCGCGGGCGCTGGGCAAGCTGGACACCATAGGCACGCTGGAAGCCGGCAAGCAGGCCGACCTCGCCATCTGGGACATCGCCGAGCCGGCCGAGCTCGTCTACCGCATCGGCTTCAACCCGCTGCATGCCCGCATCCGCGCCGGCCGCGACGCCACGATCTGA
- a CDS encoding helix-turn-helix domain-containing protein — protein sequence MDDQHIRAVVQTQIIECLNRFYAIETGMWGGPLHALIIRTVIAGENQGRLYDISAIANVLDLPLTTVHRKVRELEEMGFLYRQRDGRSVYLRPTQRTCVKLDKSFEEMIRAVRLLYRMPSPQTFLKYVVDAGPHPALRFYGEADDEAAQTH from the coding sequence GTGGACGATCAACACATCCGTGCCGTTGTGCAAACGCAGATCATCGAATGCCTGAACCGGTTCTACGCGATCGAGACGGGCATGTGGGGCGGGCCGCTCCATGCCCTGATCATCCGCACCGTGATCGCGGGTGAAAATCAGGGACGGCTCTACGATATCTCAGCCATCGCCAATGTGCTGGACCTGCCCCTGACCACCGTGCACCGCAAGGTGCGCGAACTGGAGGAAATGGGGTTCCTCTACAGGCAGCGTGACGGCCGCTCGGTCTATCTGCGCCCCACGCAGCGCACCTGCGTGAAGCTGGACAAATCCTTCGAGGAGATGATCCGCGCGGTGCGGCTGCTCTACCGGATGCCCTCGCCGCAGACGTTTCTGAAATATGTGGTGGACGCCGGGCCGCACCCGGCATTGCGCTTCTATGGCGAGGCGGACGACGAGGCTGCACAGACGCACTGA
- a CDS encoding NAD(P)/FAD-dependent oxidoreductase → MTKHILVVGGGIGGTMTANSIVAKLYPEVARGAVKVTLLSDSPWHYYKPAFMYVAFDMFFEGELRRKQQSLLRPEIDFRVDKVTSFDFAGSKVKTQSGKTIGYDYIVVSTGCLPAPERIPGLKEAGDYFYQQKPALQMAERLRKFEKGRIFITVNFPKTPNVPHQCGIAPVETTLMLDEYLRRKGVRDQVEIVYTYPTVSQLLRNCLFLQQEVCEVMPAIFESKGIKYQRGFTLASVDPERKVATSEEGKEEGFDLLMCTPPIRAVDAVLESGVSQAANNEGWLPTNRQTLQLEGFPNAYVMGDTVDLPISKAGGSCHNQCPIIANNIAGDLRLGRTVDVYDGKVQAVAQMGLEAGMPLWYDYDEDVHPTPPTKVGGLLRKAFNRGIYWSVARGII, encoded by the coding sequence TTGACCAAGCACATACTTGTTGTGGGTGGCGGCATTGGCGGCACGATGACCGCCAACAGCATCGTGGCCAAGCTCTATCCTGAAGTGGCGCGCGGCGCCGTGAAAGTCACCCTGCTTTCGGATTCGCCCTGGCACTATTACAAGCCGGCCTTCATGTATGTCGCCTTCGACATGTTCTTCGAGGGTGAACTGCGCCGCAAGCAACAGTCGCTGCTGCGCCCCGAGATCGACTTCCGCGTCGACAAGGTCACCAGTTTCGACTTCGCCGGCTCGAAGGTGAAGACGCAGAGCGGCAAGACCATCGGCTACGACTACATCGTGGTTTCGACCGGCTGCCTGCCGGCACCGGAGCGCATTCCCGGCCTGAAGGAAGCCGGCGATTATTTCTACCAGCAGAAGCCCGCTCTTCAGATGGCCGAAAGGCTGCGGAAATTCGAGAAGGGCCGCATCTTCATCACCGTCAACTTCCCGAAAACGCCGAACGTGCCGCATCAGTGCGGCATCGCGCCGGTGGAAACCACGCTGATGCTCGACGAATATCTGCGCCGCAAGGGCGTGCGCGATCAGGTGGAGATCGTCTACACCTATCCGACCGTTTCGCAGCTTCTGCGCAACTGCCTGTTCCTGCAGCAGGAGGTGTGCGAGGTGATGCCGGCGATCTTCGAGAGCAAGGGCATCAAGTACCAGCGCGGCTTCACGCTGGCCTCGGTCGACCCCGAACGCAAGGTCGCGACCTCCGAAGAGGGCAAGGAGGAAGGCTTCGACCTGCTCATGTGCACGCCGCCGATCCGTGCCGTCGACGCCGTGCTGGAAAGCGGCGTTTCGCAGGCTGCCAACAATGAAGGCTGGCTGCCCACCAACCGCCAGACGCTACAGCTCGAAGGCTTTCCCAACGCCTATGTGATGGGTGATACCGTCGACCTGCCGATCTCCAAGGCCGGCGGTTCCTGCCACAACCAGTGCCCGATCATCGCCAACAACATCGCCGGCGACCTGCGCCTCGGCCGCACCGTGGATGTCTATGACGGCAAGGTGCAGGCGGTGGCCCAGATGGGTCTCGAGGCCGGCATGCCGCTCTGGTACGACTATGACGAGGACGTGCACCCGACCCCGCCGACCAAGGTCGGCGGGCTGCTGCGCAAGGCCTTCAACCGCGGCATCTACTGGTCCGTCGCGCGCGGCATCATCTGA
- a CDS encoding DUF1641 domain-containing protein translates to MNTSSSDTGATLTEPATALSPLLDEATERGLKELLEKVAPLIQGRRFHNVVDLLSLASDGVDMFDDAMVQKLMKAYEETIGTAWALGNAARYAQNQAATLPVPTLFGLLRTAGNEDVRRGLHFALQFLAVLGRQMNNDVEE, encoded by the coding sequence TTGAACACATCCAGTTCGGACACAGGCGCAACCCTGACGGAACCCGCTACCGCACTTTCGCCGCTGCTGGACGAGGCGACGGAACGCGGCCTGAAGGAGCTTCTGGAAAAGGTCGCGCCGCTCATTCAGGGCCGCCGCTTCCACAATGTCGTGGACCTGCTCTCTCTGGCCTCCGACGGCGTCGACATGTTCGACGACGCCATGGTCCAGAAGCTGATGAAGGCCTATGAGGAGACCATCGGCACCGCCTGGGCGCTGGGCAACGCCGCCCGCTATGCGCAGAACCAGGCAGCGACCCTGCCGGTGCCGACGCTGTTCGGCCTCCTGCGCACCGCCGGCAACGAGGACGTGCGCCGCGGCCTGCATTTCGCGTTGCAATTCCTCGCCGTGCTCGGCCGCCAGATGAACAACGACGTGGAGGAATGA
- the hutH gene encoding histidine ammonia-lyase, with the protein MTITLHPGSVPLADLAAIYWNGENAVLDRSFDARIEKAAARIAAIAAGNEPVYGVNTGFGKLASIKIDAADTATLQRNLILSHCCGVGAPMPENVVRLIMALKLVSLGRGASGVRLELVRLIEGMLEKGVVPLIPEKGSVGASGDLAPLAHFAAVMMGEGEAFYQGEQLSGRAALERAGLTPVVLAAKEGLALINGTQASTALALAGLFRAHRAAQAALITGALSTDAAMGSSAPFTADIHTLRGHRGQIDTAAALRALLDGSAIRQSHIDGDERVQDPYCIRCQPQVDGACLDLLRQVGRTLEIEANAVTDNPLVLSDDSVVSGGNFHAEPVAFAADQIALAVCEIGAIAQRRIALLVDPALSYGLPPFLARNPGLNSGLMIAEVTSAALMSENKQMSHPASVDSTPTSANQEDHVSMACHGARRLLQMTDNLFNIIGIEALAGTQGVELRGPLTTSPELQKAIACLRAAVPALENDRYMAPDLAVAAKLVADGSLTGSVSAGLLPALEG; encoded by the coding sequence ATGACCATCACGCTTCATCCCGGTTCCGTGCCGCTGGCCGATCTGGCCGCGATCTACTGGAATGGCGAGAATGCCGTTCTCGACCGCAGCTTCGATGCCCGCATCGAGAAGGCAGCAGCCCGCATCGCCGCCATCGCCGCCGGCAACGAGCCGGTCTATGGCGTCAACACCGGCTTCGGCAAGCTGGCCTCGATCAAGATCGACGCCGCCGACACCGCCACCCTGCAACGCAACCTCATCCTGTCGCATTGCTGCGGCGTCGGCGCACCCATGCCGGAAAATGTCGTGCGCCTGATCATGGCGCTGAAGCTGGTTTCGCTGGGCCGTGGCGCTTCGGGCGTGCGGCTTGAACTGGTGCGCCTGATCGAAGGCATGCTGGAAAAAGGCGTGGTGCCGCTGATCCCGGAAAAGGGCTCGGTCGGCGCATCGGGCGACCTTGCCCCGCTCGCCCATTTCGCCGCCGTGATGATGGGCGAAGGCGAAGCCTTCTATCAGGGTGAACAGCTTTCGGGCCGCGCCGCACTTGAGCGCGCCGGCCTCACCCCGGTCGTGCTCGCCGCCAAGGAAGGTCTGGCGCTGATCAACGGCACGCAGGCCTCAACCGCGCTGGCGCTGGCCGGCCTGTTCCGCGCCCATCGCGCCGCTCAGGCAGCGCTGATCACCGGCGCACTCTCGACCGACGCCGCCATGGGCTCGTCCGCGCCCTTCACCGCCGACATCCACACGCTGCGCGGCCACAGGGGCCAGATCGACACGGCGGCGGCGCTCCGCGCCCTGCTCGACGGCTCGGCCATCCGCCAGAGCCATATCGACGGCGACGAGCGCGTGCAGGACCCTTACTGCATCCGCTGCCAGCCGCAGGTGGATGGTGCCTGCCTCGACCTGCTTCGTCAGGTCGGCCGCACGCTGGAAATCGAGGCCAACGCCGTTACCGACAACCCGCTGGTGCTGTCCGACGACAGCGTCGTCTCGGGCGGCAACTTCCACGCCGAGCCGGTGGCCTTCGCCGCCGACCAGATCGCGCTTGCCGTGTGCGAGATCGGCGCGATTGCCCAGCGCCGCATCGCACTGCTGGTCGACCCCGCCCTCTCCTACGGCCTGCCGCCCTTCCTCGCCCGCAATCCCGGCCTCAACTCCGGCCTGATGATCGCCGAGGTGACGTCAGCCGCGCTGATGAGCGAGAACAAGCAGATGTCGCATCCAGCCTCGGTGGATTCCACGCCGACCTCGGCCAATCAGGAAGACCATGTGTCCATGGCCTGCCACGGCGCACGCCGCCTGCTGCAGATGACCGACAATCTGTTCAACATCATCGGCATCGAGGCGCTGGCCGGCACACAGGGCGTGGAACTGCGCGGACCGCTGACCACCAGCCCCGAATTGCAGAAGGCGATTGCCTGCCTGCGCGCTGCCGTTCCGGCTCTGGAAAACGACCGTTACATGGCGCCTGATCTTGCCGTCGCGGCAAAGCTGGTCGCCGACGGATCGCTGACCGGCAGCGTTTCGGCCGGCCTGCTGCCTGCTCTGGAGGGTTGA
- a CDS encoding HutD/Ves family protein — MKIARRADHKRMAWKNGQGLTEEVAAFPAGSDTDSFDWRLSIAHVGADGPFSVFAGIDRTIALLDGPGLALDLPEGKTIELRPDGAPFAFPGDWTISSRNTGGPTIDLNIMTRRGRCSHEMQRLTLEPGARFTTTGAGWAVFNTAARIDADGENLTIERFDAIALDAGEGFVNRTETAAQILHIVIAPV, encoded by the coding sequence ATGAAGATCGCGCGCCGCGCCGACCACAAGCGCATGGCATGGAAGAACGGGCAGGGCCTCACCGAAGAGGTGGCAGCCTTCCCCGCGGGCAGCGACACCGACAGCTTCGACTGGCGGCTGTCGATCGCCCATGTCGGCGCCGACGGACCCTTCTCGGTGTTCGCCGGCATCGACCGCACCATCGCCCTGCTCGACGGTCCGGGGCTGGCGCTCGATCTGCCTGAGGGGAAAACCATCGAGCTGCGGCCCGACGGTGCGCCCTTCGCCTTCCCGGGCGACTGGACGATTTCCAGCCGCAACACGGGCGGGCCGACCATCGACCTCAACATCATGACACGGCGCGGGCGCTGCTCGCATGAGATGCAGCGCCTGACGCTCGAACCGGGCGCGCGTTTCACCACAACCGGCGCGGGCTGGGCGGTGTTCAACACCGCAGCCAGAATCGATGCCGATGGCGAGAACCTGACCATCGAGCGTTTCGATGCAATCGCGCTCGACGCAGGCGAAGGCTTCGTCAATCGCACGGAGACAGCCGCGCAAATCCTGCACATCGTCATCGCGCCGGTCTGA
- the hutU gene encoding urocanate hydratase, which produces MSNPRHNEREVRAPRGDELNAKSWLTEAPLRMLMNNLDPDVAERPHELVVYGGIGRAARTWADFDRIVATLKTLNEDETLLVQSGKPVGVFRTHKDAPRVLIANSNLVPHWANWDHFNELDKKGLAMYGQMTAGSWIYIGAQGIVQGTYETFVEAGRQHYEGNLKGKWILTGGLGGMGGAQPLAAVMAGACCLAVECDETRADFRLRTRYVDEKTHSLDEALAKIDEWTKAGEAKSIALIGNAAEVFPELVKRGVRPDIVTDQTSAHDPVHGYLPIGWTVAEWRAKQESDPKAVEKAARASMRIQVEAMVAFHDMGIPTVDYGNNIRQMALEEGFENAFAFPGFVPAYIRPLFCRGVGPFRWAALSGDPEDIYKTDAKVKELIPDNAHLHNWLDMARERIEFQGLPARICWVGLGDRHRLGLAFNEMVKNGELKAPIVIGRDHLDSGSVASPNRETEAMKDGSDAVSDWPLLNALLNTASGATWVSLHHGGGVGMGFSQHSGMVICCDGTDDAARRIERVLWNDPATGVMRHADAGYDIALDWAKKQGLRLPGILGN; this is translated from the coding sequence ATGTCAAATCCCCGTCACAACGAACGCGAAGTCCGCGCCCCGCGCGGCGACGAGCTCAACGCCAAGAGCTGGCTGACCGAAGCGCCGCTGCGCATGCTGATGAACAACCTCGACCCGGACGTGGCCGAGCGTCCGCATGAGTTGGTCGTCTATGGCGGCATCGGCCGCGCCGCCCGCACCTGGGCCGATTTCGACCGCATCGTCGCCACGCTGAAGACGCTGAACGAAGACGAGACGCTGCTGGTGCAGTCGGGCAAGCCGGTCGGTGTGTTCCGCACCCACAAGGACGCGCCGCGCGTGCTGATCGCCAACTCGAACCTCGTTCCGCACTGGGCCAACTGGGACCACTTCAACGAGCTGGATAAGAAGGGCCTCGCCATGTACGGCCAGATGACGGCCGGCTCCTGGATCTATATCGGCGCGCAGGGCATCGTGCAGGGCACTTACGAGACCTTCGTGGAAGCCGGCCGCCAGCATTACGAAGGCAACCTCAAGGGCAAGTGGATCCTCACCGGCGGCCTCGGCGGCATGGGCGGCGCACAGCCGCTGGCGGCCGTGATGGCCGGCGCCTGCTGCCTTGCCGTGGAATGCGACGAAACCCGCGCCGACTTCCGCCTGCGCACCCGCTATGTCGATGAAAAGACCCACAGCCTCGACGAAGCGCTGGCCAAGATCGACGAATGGACCAAGGCCGGCGAGGCGAAGTCCATCGCCCTGATCGGCAATGCGGCGGAAGTGTTCCCCGAGCTGGTCAAGCGCGGCGTGCGCCCCGACATCGTCACCGACCAGACCTCGGCGCACGATCCGGTTCACGGCTACCTGCCGATCGGCTGGACCGTCGCCGAATGGCGCGCCAAGCAGGAGAGCGACCCCAAGGCCGTCGAGAAGGCCGCCCGCGCCTCCATGCGCATTCAGGTCGAGGCGATGGTTGCCTTCCACGACATGGGCATCCCCACCGTCGACTACGGCAACAACATCCGCCAGATGGCGCTGGAAGAGGGCTTTGAAAACGCCTTCGCCTTCCCCGGCTTCGTGCCGGCCTATATCCGCCCGCTGTTCTGCCGCGGCGTTGGCCCGTTCCGCTGGGCGGCCCTGTCGGGCGATCCGGAGGACATCTACAAGACCGACGCCAAGGTCAAGGAACTGATCCCCGACAACGCCCACCTGCACAACTGGCTCGACATGGCGCGCGAGCGCATCGAGTTCCAGGGTCTGCCGGCGCGCATCTGCTGGGTCGGCCTCGGCGACCGTCACCGCCTCGGCCTCGCCTTCAACGAAATGGTGAAGAACGGCGAGCTGAAGGCCCCGATCGTCATCGGCCGCGACCACCTCGATTCCGGCTCGGTCGCCTCGCCGAACCGCGAGACGGAAGCCATGAAGGACGGTTCGGACGCCGTGTCCGACTGGCCGCTGCTCAACGCCCTCCTCAACACAGCCTCGGGTGCGACCTGGGTGTCGCTGCACCATGGCGGCGGCGTCGGCATGGGCTTCTCGCAGCACTCCGGCATGGTGATCTGCTGCGACGGCACCGATGATGCGGCCCGCCGCATCGAGCGCGTGCTGTGGAACGACCCGGCCACCGGCGTCATGCGCCACGCCGATGCCGGCTACGATATCGCGCTGGACTGGGCGAAGAAGCAGGGCCTGCGCCTGCCGGGCATCCTCGGAAACTGA